In Marinicella rhabdoformis, a genomic segment contains:
- a CDS encoding type I restriction-modification system subunit M — MNQKELEKYLWGAATALRGTIDAGDYKQYIFPLLFFKRISDVYDQEFAEAMAASDGDVEYAAFAENHHFQIPKGAHWNDVRETTTNVGLALQDAMRAIEQANPDTLYGIFGDASWTNKDRLSDAMLTNLIEHYSQHKLDLNNVPDDQLGNAYEYLIKEFADDSGHTAAEFYTNRTVVKLMTLIMDPQPGESVYDPTCGSGGLLLNCALHLKEEGKEYRNLKLYGQEINLLTSAIARMNMFMHGIEEFQIVRGDTLANPGLLENDALKKFNVILANPPYSIKSWDQKAFANDPYGRNLWGVPPQGCADYAFQQHIQKSLDENNGRSISLWPHGVLFRDAEAEMRRKMIEEDLVECVIGLGPNLFYNSPMEACLLITSTNKPADRKGKVLIINAVKEVKQEKNIAYLEQKHIDKIFINYKQFKNVDAFSKVVSIQDVLENKGSLNIAQYVSNVDVGHNTKTIDDALLDWNTQSEKLKQSMNQLFQVLE, encoded by the coding sequence ATGAACCAAAAAGAACTAGAAAAATACCTTTGGGGTGCGGCCACCGCTTTGCGGGGGACCATTGATGCGGGGGATTATAAGCAGTACATTTTTCCTTTGCTGTTCTTTAAGCGCATATCTGATGTTTATGACCAGGAATTTGCCGAGGCCATGGCGGCCAGTGATGGTGATGTGGAATATGCGGCTTTTGCGGAGAATCACCATTTTCAGATACCCAAAGGGGCGCACTGGAATGACGTGCGTGAAACCACCACTAATGTCGGTTTGGCTCTACAAGATGCCATGCGCGCCATCGAACAGGCCAACCCGGATACTTTATACGGTATTTTTGGTGATGCGTCATGGACAAATAAAGACCGCTTGTCTGATGCCATGTTGACCAACTTGATTGAGCATTATTCACAACACAAATTAGACTTAAACAACGTGCCCGATGATCAGTTGGGTAATGCCTATGAATACCTGATTAAAGAGTTTGCTGATGACAGTGGTCACACCGCGGCTGAATTCTATACCAACCGCACCGTGGTTAAACTCATGACCCTGATCATGGACCCACAACCCGGCGAATCAGTTTATGACCCGACCTGTGGTTCGGGTGGTTTATTATTGAATTGTGCCTTGCACCTGAAAGAAGAGGGCAAGGAATACCGCAACCTGAAACTCTATGGCCAAGAAATAAACCTGCTGACCTCGGCCATCGCCCGTATGAACATGTTTATGCACGGCATAGAAGAGTTCCAAATCGTCCGTGGTGACACTTTGGCCAATCCAGGTTTGCTGGAAAATGACGCTTTAAAGAAATTCAATGTCATCCTCGCCAATCCACCGTATTCGATTAAATCCTGGGACCAGAAAGCCTTTGCCAATGACCCTTACGGCCGTAACTTGTGGGGCGTGCCACCACAAGGTTGTGCCGACTATGCTTTTCAACAGCACATCCAGAAAAGCCTTGATGAAAACAATGGACGTTCAATCTCATTGTGGCCACACGGCGTTCTATTCCGTGATGCCGAAGCCGAGATGCGCAGAAAGATGATAGAAGAAGACTTGGTGGAATGTGTGATTGGTCTGGGGCCAAATTTATTTTATAACTCACCGATGGAAGCCTGTTTGCTGATTACCAGTACCAATAAACCAGCAGACAGAAAAGGAAAGGTTTTAATCATTAATGCGGTTAAGGAAGTTAAACAAGAAAAGAACATCGCTTACCTTGAACAAAAGCACATAGATAAGATTTTTATTAACTACAAACAATTTAAAAATGTAGATGCTTTCTCAAAGGTCGTATCAATTCAAGATGTCCTTGAAAATAAAGGCAGTTTAAATATCGCACAATACGTAAGCAATGTGGATGTTGGTCATAATACGAAAACGATTGATGATGCGCTTTTAGATTGGAATACGCAGTCAGAAAAGCTGAAGCAAAGCATGAATCAACTCTTTCAAGTCTTAGAATGA
- a CDS encoding HNH endonuclease, protein MQKSPFIPGQVYRRQSDIHDLFGGNRQSGICPSAKFPYIFIFSGKSGKQHGYEDGWDNPSVFTYTGEGQAGDMAFTRGNLALRDHIANGKRVFLFESAGQSGFVKFVSEVESFDVDYFETHDTSGSTRIGIKFFFKKVGVVLPKIPEESLQVAESRPDYTITPPNETERTGLVTSRVGQGAYRKRIIHRWQYKCAVTEFNKLDVLIASHIVPWAESNDEERLDVDNGLLLSPTYDALFDKHLISFEDNGRILLSDTIDIKAYLKVGVTGEEKVNNLSQYNKKYLERHRTQLI, encoded by the coding sequence ATGCAAAAATCCCCCTTCATACCTGGTCAAGTGTATCGCCGTCAAAGCGACATTCATGACCTGTTTGGAGGAAACAGACAAAGCGGTATATGTCCATCTGCGAAATTCCCCTATATATTTATCTTCTCGGGTAAATCGGGTAAACAACATGGCTATGAGGATGGCTGGGATAACCCCAGTGTATTCACTTACACTGGTGAAGGTCAAGCTGGTGATATGGCATTCACGAGAGGTAATTTGGCATTAAGAGACCACATAGCGAATGGTAAGCGTGTATTCTTATTCGAAAGTGCCGGGCAAAGTGGGTTTGTAAAATTTGTCAGTGAAGTGGAAAGCTTTGATGTGGATTATTTTGAAACGCATGACACTTCAGGAAGTACACGTATTGGTATCAAATTTTTCTTTAAAAAAGTGGGTGTTGTTCTACCTAAAATACCTGAAGAATCATTACAAGTTGCAGAATCAAGGCCTGACTACACAATCACGCCGCCTAATGAGACGGAGCGGACTGGCTTAGTGACTTCCCGAGTAGGCCAAGGTGCATACAGGAAAAGAATTATTCATCGCTGGCAATACAAATGTGCTGTTACCGAATTTAATAAGTTAGATGTTTTGATTGCATCTCACATCGTTCCTTGGGCTGAATCAAACGATGAAGAACGATTGGATGTTGATAATGGTTTACTGTTATCTCCGACATACGATGCCCTATTTGATAAGCATTTAATCAGTTTTGAGGACAATGGTAGAATTTTACTGTCAGACACTATTGATATTAAGGCTTACCTGAAAGTAGGTGTCACCGGCGAAGAAAAGGTCAACAATTTAAGTCAATACAATAAAAAATACTTAGAAAGGCACAGAACGCAGTTAATTTAA
- a CDS encoding type I restriction endonuclease subunit R, with amino-acid sequence MFKYRSIKISAKILNQSGVLTMGFNELNSVEHYIIHQLSGVNLNNDVIQESTKAYGAQWVYRSAEQIQRGVNEVLIESELKDALVRLNPEIAANPDLADEVIYKLRAVLIAVNHVGLVKANEEFFQWMTGEKTMPFGENNRHVPVRLIDFDDLNNNSYIITNQYRIHHRETKIPDVVMLINGLPVVVGEAKTPIRPSVSWLDGAHEIHNIYEHAVPQLFVPNILSFATEGKDLYYGSVRCPLEFWAPWRLDDADNKDTLSQALGLSEIGKELTDLSSPARLLDLLKNFSLFSTNNKKQRIKIIPRFQQYEGANKIVERVKAGQIKKGLIWHFQGSGKSLLMVFAAQKLRKAPELKSPTVIVLVDRTDLDTQISGTFNAADVANVESTESIKELQTLLERDTRKIIISMIHKFRDAKPNMNDRDNIIVLVDEAHRTQEGDLGRQMRAALPNAFLFGLTGTPVNKADKNTFWAFGAEQDEGGYMSRYTFHDSIRDGATLPLHFEPRLVDVHVDTETIDQAMKDFRESAALSDEEADALNKKSAKMSEFLKSPERVETIVKDIADHFKAKVQPHGFKAMIVTPDRYACVQYKEALDAYFPTEASRVVISTSANDDYEFKQKWGIDKSQQEKIVDEFNDANSELKFIIVTAKLLTGFDAPILQTMYLDKSIKDHTLLQAICRTNRLFPNKTFGRIVDYFGVFDDAAKALQFDEESVQQVITNLSELRGELPGAMRDALSHFEGVDKTIDGFEGLEQAQNAINTDKKKDAFARDFKFLSKLWESLSPDRLLDVYNKDYRWLSQVYESVKPAADNVGKLLWFTLGAQTTELIHQNIHVGEVHHLEEFILDADVIEDIFNNPDKKKAKKLEKELVERFKKHKGNLKFKKLSERLEELRNRAEQGLITSIEFVKELCKIAKETVQAEKEMESLVEEKTPKAALTELFLELKTDKTPAVVERIVSDIDAIVRIVRFPSWQTTSSGEREVQKALRKTLFDYKLHKDQILFENAYAYIKEYY; translated from the coding sequence ATGTTTAAATATCGAAGCATCAAAATCTCTGCAAAAATCCTTAATCAATCAGGTGTTTTAACCATGGGATTCAACGAACTCAACAGCGTAGAACATTACATCATTCACCAACTCAGTGGCGTGAACTTAAACAACGATGTGATTCAAGAATCCACCAAAGCTTATGGTGCGCAATGGGTCTATCGATCGGCTGAGCAAATCCAACGTGGTGTTAATGAAGTACTGATTGAGTCTGAGTTGAAAGATGCCTTGGTTCGTTTGAATCCTGAGATAGCGGCCAATCCTGATTTGGCTGATGAGGTTATTTATAAACTCAGGGCGGTGTTGATTGCGGTTAATCACGTGGGTTTAGTCAAAGCCAATGAAGAGTTTTTTCAGTGGATGACCGGTGAAAAAACCATGCCGTTCGGTGAGAATAATCGCCATGTGCCGGTTCGCTTAATTGACTTCGACGATTTAAATAACAACAGCTACATCATCACCAACCAATACCGTATTCACCACCGCGAAACCAAGATTCCTGATGTGGTGATGCTGATCAATGGCTTGCCTGTGGTGGTGGGAGAGGCCAAAACACCGATCAGGCCTTCGGTCAGTTGGTTAGATGGTGCGCATGAAATTCACAATATCTATGAACATGCCGTACCGCAGTTATTTGTGCCTAATATTTTGTCTTTCGCGACCGAAGGTAAAGACTTGTATTATGGTTCGGTGCGTTGTCCTTTGGAATTTTGGGCCCCTTGGCGTTTAGATGATGCTGATAATAAAGACACCTTAAGTCAAGCTTTGGGCTTGTCTGAAATCGGTAAGGAGCTGACTGACTTGTCAAGTCCGGCTCGTTTATTGGACCTGTTAAAAAACTTTTCTCTCTTCTCAACCAACAACAAAAAACAAAGAATAAAAATCATCCCCAGGTTCCAACAATACGAAGGTGCCAATAAAATCGTCGAACGGGTCAAAGCAGGGCAAATCAAAAAAGGCCTGATTTGGCATTTCCAAGGTTCTGGTAAATCCTTGTTAATGGTGTTCGCTGCGCAGAAGTTACGCAAAGCACCTGAACTGAAAAGTCCAACCGTGATTGTGCTGGTCGATCGCACCGACTTAGATACCCAGATCAGTGGCACCTTCAATGCCGCCGATGTGGCCAATGTCGAATCCACAGAAAGCATCAAAGAACTCCAAACCTTATTAGAACGAGACACCCGAAAAATCATCATCTCGATGATTCACAAGTTCCGCGATGCCAAACCGAACATGAATGATCGCGATAACATCATTGTGCTGGTCGATGAAGCCCATCGCACCCAAGAAGGCGACCTCGGTCGCCAAATGCGCGCGGCCTTACCCAATGCATTTTTATTCGGCCTGACGGGTACGCCAGTGAATAAAGCCGATAAAAACACCTTTTGGGCTTTCGGCGCTGAACAAGACGAAGGTGGATACATGTCTCGTTACACCTTCCATGACTCGATCAGAGATGGTGCGACCTTACCATTGCATTTCGAACCGCGGTTGGTCGATGTGCATGTGGACACCGAAACCATCGACCAGGCGATGAAAGACTTTCGCGAAAGCGCCGCGCTGTCAGACGAAGAAGCCGATGCTTTGAATAAAAAATCAGCCAAGATGTCAGAATTCCTGAAATCACCTGAACGGGTCGAAACCATCGTTAAAGACATCGCTGATCATTTCAAAGCCAAAGTGCAGCCACATGGTTTCAAAGCGATGATCGTCACACCAGATCGTTATGCCTGTGTGCAATACAAAGAAGCCTTGGATGCCTACTTTCCAACGGAAGCCAGTCGGGTGGTAATATCAACCTCAGCCAATGATGATTATGAGTTCAAACAAAAGTGGGGCATCGATAAAAGCCAACAAGAAAAAATCGTCGATGAATTCAACGATGCCAACAGTGAACTGAAATTCATCATTGTCACTGCCAAACTGTTAACCGGATTCGATGCGCCGATATTACAAACCATGTACCTGGATAAATCCATCAAGGACCACACGCTATTACAAGCCATCTGCCGCACCAATCGCTTGTTCCCGAATAAAACCTTCGGTCGCATTGTGGATTATTTCGGTGTCTTCGATGATGCTGCTAAAGCTTTACAGTTCGATGAAGAAAGTGTGCAACAAGTCATCACCAATTTATCTGAATTAAGAGGTGAGCTACCAGGTGCGATGCGCGATGCTTTGTCTCACTTCGAAGGGGTAGATAAAACCATAGATGGCTTCGAAGGCTTAGAACAAGCACAAAACGCCATCAACACCGACAAGAAAAAAGACGCCTTCGCCAGAGACTTTAAATTCCTCTCAAAGCTGTGGGAATCATTGTCACCCGACCGCCTCTTGGATGTTTACAACAAAGATTATCGCTGGTTATCTCAAGTCTACGAATCAGTCAAACCTGCCGCGGATAATGTCGGAAAATTATTGTGGTTCACTTTAGGCGCTCAAACCACAGAATTAATTCACCAGAACATTCATGTCGGTGAAGTTCATCACTTAGAGGAATTTATCCTCGATGCCGATGTCATCGAAGACATCTTCAACAACCCAGATAAAAAGAAAGCCAAAAAACTAGAAAAAGAGTTGGTCGAACGTTTCAAGAAACACAAAGGCAATCTAAAATTCAAAAAACTCAGCGAACGCCTAGAAGAACTCAGAAACCGAGCTGAACAAGGTTTAATCACTTCAATCGAATTCGTTAAAGAACTCTGCAAAATCGCCAAAGAAACCGTCCAAGCCGAAAAAGAAATGGAATCCTTGGTCGAAGAAAAAACACCCAAAGCAGCCCTGACAGAACTGTTCCTAGAGCTCAAAACCGATAAAACACCCGCAGTGGTGGAAAGAATCGTCTCAGACATCGATGCCATCGTCCGAATCGTCAGATTCCCCAGCTGGCAAACCACCTCATCCGGCGAAAGAGAAGTACAAAAAGCCCTGCGCAAAACCCTGTTTGACTACAAACTACACAAAGACCAAATTCTTTTTGAAAATGCGTATGCTTATATTAAGGAATATTATTGA
- a CDS encoding type I restriction-modification system subunit M — protein sequence MNDQKITLSQLEQYLSKAAWILKGPVDASDFKVYIFPLLFFKRISDVYDEEYQNALSESDGDDEYASLPEFHRFIIPQGCHWNDVRETTENVGLAIEKALRGIEQANQEFLYGIFGDAQWSNKNKLSDRLLIDLIEHFSQYKLANSLVDTDILGQSYEYLIKHFADLTNKKAGEFYTPRSVVHLLGLILDPHEGQSIYDPACGTGGMLLECVNHLKDNSEDYRTLKLFGQEKNLTSSSIARMNMFLHDIEDFEIIRGDTLNNPGFFAADGLKQFDCVIANPPFSLKAWGAENWVNDPFGRNFAGTPPKGNGDMAWVQHMIKSMNDTGRMAVVLPHGALFRKGAEGKIRKAIIEHDLLEAVIGLGPNIFYGTQLAACVMVFKQQKAANKQNNILFIDASDQVRVGRAQNFLEAEHVKQIHDWYLDYQDVENHVKVANMADIEENDFNLNILLYVEKIIEDNLPTVDEAMADLKQAWQASLKAEDKFKNKLKEFIS from the coding sequence ATGAATGATCAAAAAATTACACTCTCACAACTAGAACAATATTTATCTAAAGCGGCTTGGATTTTAAAAGGCCCAGTTGATGCTTCTGACTTTAAAGTTTACATCTTTCCGTTGCTATTCTTTAAACGCATCTCAGATGTTTATGACGAAGAATATCAGAACGCATTAAGTGAATCGGATGGTGACGATGAGTATGCTTCTTTGCCTGAGTTCCATCGCTTTATCATACCGCAAGGCTGTCATTGGAATGACGTGCGAGAAACCACAGAAAATGTGGGTTTAGCGATAGAAAAAGCGTTGCGTGGCATTGAACAAGCAAATCAAGAATTCCTTTATGGTATTTTTGGTGATGCCCAATGGAGTAACAAGAACAAGTTATCTGATCGTTTATTGATTGACCTGATTGAACATTTTTCACAATACAAATTAGCTAACAGCTTGGTCGATACCGATATCCTGGGTCAATCTTACGAATACCTGATTAAACACTTCGCTGATTTGACCAATAAAAAAGCCGGTGAATTTTACACCCCTCGTTCAGTGGTGCACCTATTAGGCTTAATCCTAGATCCTCATGAAGGCCAAAGCATCTATGACCCAGCATGTGGCACCGGTGGCATGTTGCTCGAATGTGTTAATCACCTGAAAGACAACAGTGAAGATTACCGCACACTTAAATTATTTGGTCAGGAAAAAAACCTGACCTCCAGTTCAATCGCCAGAATGAACATGTTTCTGCATGATATCGAAGATTTTGAAATCATTCGTGGAGACACATTAAATAATCCAGGTTTCTTTGCCGCTGATGGTCTGAAGCAGTTTGATTGTGTGATTGCCAACCCGCCATTCTCGTTAAAAGCATGGGGCGCTGAAAATTGGGTCAACGATCCATTCGGCAGGAACTTTGCAGGCACACCACCGAAAGGCAACGGCGACATGGCCTGGGTCCAACACATGATCAAGTCCATGAATGACACAGGCCGCATGGCCGTTGTCTTACCCCATGGCGCCTTATTCAGAAAAGGAGCCGAAGGAAAGATCAGAAAAGCCATCATCGAACATGACTTATTAGAAGCGGTCATTGGTCTTGGTCCCAATATTTTTTACGGAACCCAATTAGCCGCTTGTGTCATGGTGTTCAAACAGCAAAAAGCAGCCAACAAACAAAACAACATACTCTTCATCGATGCCTCAGACCAAGTCAGAGTCGGCCGTGCACAAAACTTCCTCGAAGCCGAACATGTGAAACAAATCCATGATTGGTACCTCGATTATCAAGACGTAGAAAATCACGTCAAAGTCGCCAACATGGCAGACATCGAAGAAAACGACTTCAACTTAAACATACTGCTGTATGTAGAAAAAATCATTGAAGACAATTTACCAACAGTAGATGAAGCCATGGCAGATTTAAAACAAGCTTGGCAAGCCAGTTTAAAAGCTGAAGATAAGTTTAAAAATAAACTAAAGGAGTTCATATCGTGA
- a CDS encoding restriction endonuclease subunit S, with amino-acid sequence MKQKIDLKHLDKSNWQPFKFEEIVEKISETVKPEEADVDIYVGLEHLDREDIHIRRHGVPADVKGGKLRCYPGDIIFGKRRAYQRKAAIVDFDGICSAHAFVFRAKPEVIDPKLLPFFFHSDEFMHRMVDISVGGLSPTINWGDLKQQEFLLPPKDQQAQLAELLLAMDEVIEKNISLLLKLEIQLKVEEKCNFSKELNSKLNDVVLKTLSGGTPDTKNFEYYLDGKISWITSKILSGDRIGIGEKLITHKAVSESAAKILAKGNIVAGTRVGVGKFSINDIDVSFSQDITGLEIDKKYIDIEFLIHQLNSVSFQSRIKPFLRGTTIKGITKDDLLNLKIFRPDIHEQKLIKLKVQGIKNSINKSCLNIEASKSLQKSLINQVF; translated from the coding sequence ATGAAACAAAAAATAGATTTGAAGCATTTAGATAAAAGCAATTGGCAACCTTTCAAGTTCGAAGAAATCGTTGAAAAAATTTCTGAAACGGTAAAACCTGAAGAAGCTGATGTGGATATTTATGTGGGTTTAGAACACTTAGACCGAGAAGACATTCATATTCGCCGCCATGGTGTGCCAGCAGATGTCAAAGGTGGTAAGTTAAGGTGTTACCCTGGCGATATTATCTTCGGGAAAAGACGTGCCTACCAAAGGAAAGCAGCGATTGTTGATTTTGATGGTATATGTTCTGCACATGCCTTTGTATTCAGAGCAAAACCAGAAGTCATAGACCCTAAACTGTTACCTTTCTTTTTCCATTCCGATGAATTTATGCACCGCATGGTGGATATTTCTGTAGGTGGTCTTTCGCCTACCATCAATTGGGGTGACTTAAAGCAACAAGAATTCCTCCTCCCACCCAAAGACCAACAAGCCCAATTGGCTGAATTGCTTTTGGCTATGGATGAGGTGATTGAGAAAAATATTTCTTTGTTATTGAAGTTGGAAATCCAACTTAAAGTTGAAGAAAAATGTAATTTTTCAAAGGAACTTAATTCCAAACTTAATGATGTCGTATTAAAAACACTATCAGGCGGTACACCAGATACTAAAAATTTTGAGTATTATTTAGATGGAAAAATTTCCTGGATTACTTCAAAAATTCTAAGTGGTGATCGAATTGGGATTGGAGAGAAGTTAATAACTCATAAAGCAGTTTCTGAGTCGGCAGCTAAAATATTAGCGAAAGGAAATATTGTGGCAGGTACACGTGTTGGAGTTGGAAAGTTTTCTATAAATGATATAGATGTTTCATTCAGTCAGGACATTACTGGTTTGGAGATTGATAAAAAATATATTGATATAGAATTTCTTATACATCAATTAAATTCAGTTTCATTCCAATCAAGGATTAAGCCTTTTCTAAGAGGTACTACGATAAAAGGAATAACTAAAGATGACCTTTTAAATTTAAAGATTTTTCGACCAGATATTCATGAGCAAAAATTGATAAAACTAAAGGTGCAAGGGATAAAAAATTCAATTAACAAATCATGTTTAAATATCGAAGCATCAAAATCTCTGCAAAAATCCTTAATCAATCAGGTGTTTTAA
- a CDS encoding GIY-YIG nuclease family protein, which yields MKPQTIQIFLPEGSPTSVKEAELTNRLINTIWFPRTAMDKAAKREISQYTGVYFLFGDGHQGKPQVYIGEGENCWMRLRLHNRNKDFWTHCVICVAKTNEFTKTDVKFLEHYCLDKALKAGRYATDNGTGSLEPSVSESRKYDLLDHFDTIKILLATLGYPLFEDKRGDKAQQRKVFFCKGKQAEAKCIVTDEGYLVLAGSTANIENTKTIGTGPKALRAELIEKEVLVQKGDVFEFTSDQLFKSPSAASSSVLGRSSNGWAEWKDKSGKTMDTLLRQ from the coding sequence ATGAAACCCCAAACCATCCAAATATTTCTCCCCGAAGGCTCACCGACTTCTGTTAAAGAAGCCGAGCTCACCAATCGCCTGATCAATACCATTTGGTTTCCGCGTACGGCGATGGATAAAGCAGCTAAGCGAGAAATTTCGCAATACACCGGTGTATATTTTCTCTTTGGGGATGGTCACCAAGGAAAACCTCAAGTTTATATTGGGGAAGGCGAGAACTGCTGGATGCGCTTGCGGCTGCACAACCGAAACAAAGACTTTTGGACACATTGTGTGATTTGTGTGGCAAAAACTAATGAGTTCACTAAAACTGATGTGAAGTTCCTTGAGCATTATTGTTTGGATAAAGCATTAAAGGCAGGGCGTTATGCAACGGATAACGGCACAGGTTCATTAGAACCTTCAGTTTCTGAATCGAGGAAATACGATTTGCTCGACCATTTCGATACCATCAAAATTCTATTAGCGACTTTGGGCTATCCGCTGTTCGAAGACAAACGCGGTGACAAAGCCCAGCAAAGAAAAGTGTTTTTCTGTAAAGGCAAACAAGCCGAAGCCAAATGCATTGTGACCGATGAAGGTTATTTGGTGCTTGCAGGTTCGACAGCGAACATTGAAAACACCAAAACCATAGGTACTGGCCCTAAGGCGCTGAGAGCCGAGCTAATTGAAAAAGAAGTTTTGGTTCAAAAAGGCGATGTATTTGAATTCACTTCTGATCAATTATTTAAATCCCCATCAGCCGCTTCTTCCTCTGTATTAGGTAGAAGCTCGAATGGTTGGGCTGAGTGGAAAGACAAGAGTGGTAAGACTATGGATACGTTGTTGAGGCAATAG
- a CDS encoding N-6 DNA methylase has product MNKAKIYLQTLGYSDKSLVLDYRLESGRFIDLAIFEGTKILGILEIISPSKLNLKEVDELPYNRNIRKAQSVADELGCDFFIIYNGVDFKWMKTGSTGRVLIIPEKFVNRENKDEGNKENQVQNILIRTLEFLRANSHNTNYEMDLLYVLLKKFDEQTNYLVEPYFASLYEKCPVNQFEVIDEAIRIISKLDIQEVRSCHKILSFIDELLSARNRELFVPKWLYLFMLKMSIIDTTDKIYNFFCRDGSILEEAKNLGISNITLVDSDNKSLLWARLRAILLNHSSEQIQLVRGIHKGNFNVKDNHIDSIIIAPPFNVKFNNEINQKHGYYSKLDSSGVFAMECLNILKPGGVLAIVVPDGFLFSSSAKNSRTILRKSARIKAIISLPKTTFSSYSFVSSSLIVLHKGESIKNDSIFIGKINNDSNTKKTTSETDLILENYKSHKSNSKFDQNKNSFFINQIDDENWHHSKYAFELFSNIKDSYSENITLVPLKELTTRIGKGSGFVSNKNGKLAYISPSNIREMDLKLDNLLYAKNNSMIKFFEIEMHDVLINAISSHRGSAAVVEDRSLVGLGANRHVIILRPNKNLVDPYFLAMIINSDQVRKQLFDFSTGSVIPSLTLKNIKNLLIPLPSLNEQKEIRAQYISQKNNLEKAKKEVSGMKRNIKELINNIGK; this is encoded by the coding sequence ATGAATAAAGCAAAAATTTATTTGCAAACTCTCGGTTACTCAGACAAGTCATTGGTTTTAGACTATAGACTTGAATCTGGCAGATTTATTGATTTAGCGATATTTGAAGGTACTAAAATATTGGGTATTTTAGAAATAATTTCACCTTCCAAGCTCAATTTAAAGGAAGTTGATGAGTTACCTTACAACAGAAATATAAGAAAGGCACAGAGTGTTGCAGATGAATTAGGCTGTGATTTTTTTATTATCTACAACGGTGTGGATTTTAAATGGATGAAAACTGGTTCAACAGGAAGAGTTTTAATAATTCCTGAAAAATTTGTAAATAGAGAAAATAAGGATGAGGGGAATAAAGAAAATCAAGTGCAAAATATACTTATAAGGACATTGGAATTTCTTAGAGCTAATTCACACAATACTAATTATGAAATGGATTTACTGTATGTTTTGCTTAAAAAGTTTGATGAACAAACTAATTATTTAGTGGAGCCATATTTTGCTTCATTATATGAAAAATGTCCTGTTAATCAATTTGAAGTAATAGATGAAGCAATAAGAATAATATCGAAGCTAGACATCCAAGAGGTAAGGAGCTGTCATAAAATATTATCATTTATAGATGAATTATTATCAGCAAGAAATCGTGAGTTATTTGTTCCTAAATGGCTGTATTTATTTATGTTGAAAATGTCAATTATTGACACTACAGATAAAATTTATAATTTTTTCTGTAGGGATGGTTCAATTTTAGAGGAGGCAAAAAATCTTGGTATTTCAAATATCACCTTGGTTGATTCAGATAACAAATCTCTTTTATGGGCTAGATTAAGAGCTATTTTACTAAACCATTCATCAGAACAAATTCAACTTGTTAGGGGAATACATAAAGGGAATTTTAATGTAAAAGATAATCATATTGATTCAATTATCATTGCACCACCTTTTAATGTGAAATTTAATAATGAAATTAATCAAAAACATGGATATTATAGTAAATTAGATAGTAGTGGTGTGTTTGCAATGGAATGCCTTAATATACTTAAGCCAGGTGGTGTTCTAGCAATTGTAGTTCCAGATGGGTTTCTCTTTAGTTCATCCGCAAAGAATTCTCGAACTATTTTGAGGAAATCTGCCAGAATAAAAGCAATAATCAGTTTGCCAAAAACAACATTTAGTTCATATTCATTTGTTTCTTCTAGTTTAATAGTTCTGCATAAGGGAGAGTCTATAAAAAATGATTCAATTTTCATTGGAAAAATTAATAATGATAGTAATACTAAAAAAACCACTTCTGAAACTGATTTAATATTAGAAAACTATAAATCTCATAAAAGTAACAGCAAATTCGATCAAAATAAAAATTCTTTTTTTATTAATCAAATAGACGATGAAAATTGGCATCATTCAAAGTATGCGTTTGAATTATTTTCAAATATCAAAGATTCATATTCAGAAAATATTACATTAGTTCCGCTTAAAGAGTTAACAACCAGAATAGGTAAAGGGTCAGGTTTTGTTTCAAATAAAAATGGAAAATTAGCATATATTAGCCCATCTAACATCAGAGAAATGGATCTCAAGCTTGATAATTTGTTATATGCTAAGAACAATTCAATGATTAAGTTTTTCGAAATTGAAATGCACGATGTACTCATAAATGCAATTTCAAGTCACAGAGGCAGTGCAGCAGTTGTTGAAGATAGAAGTTTAGTAGGTCTCGGAGCAAATCGTCATGTCATAATTCTTAGGCCTAACAAAAATTTGGTTGATCCTTATTTCTTAGCAATGATTATTAATAGTGATCAAGTCAGAAAACAATTGTTTGATTTTTCAACTGGGTCAGTAATTCCATCTCTTACATTAAAAAATATTAAGAACTTATTAATTCCATTACCTAGTTTGAATGAACAAAAAGAAATTAGAGCCCAGTATATTTCACAAAAAAATAACTTAGAAAAAGCCAAAAAAGAAGTCTCTGGCATGAAAAGAAATATTAAAGAATTAATTAACAATATTGGAAAATAA